The bacterium genome window below encodes:
- the nrdG gene encoding anaerobic ribonucleoside-triphosphate reductase activating protein, producing the protein MRIGKYLISTGVNGPGKRFVIWFQGCSFHCKSCFNPEFWNKNGGKVMNVKEMLSIIDKYSGIEGVTFTGGEPFLQSKELLSLSKLIRCKNLTIVCFTGYQYEDILKGKIPYGKELLNYIDILIDGRFIKEEKTFLIWRGSRNQKVYFLSERYKYLKEFVEKEGISEAEIKVGKKGISITGIFDINFWEELKKVLKEND; encoded by the coding sequence ATGCGAATAGGAAAATATTTAATTTCAACTGGAGTTAATGGTCCAGGAAAAAGATTTGTAATTTGGTTTCAAGGATGTTCTTTCCATTGTAAAAGCTGCTTTAATCCTGAATTTTGGAATAAAAATGGTGGGAAGGTAATGAATGTTAAAGAAATGTTATCTATTATAGATAAATATTCTGGTATTGAAGGAGTTACATTTACAGGTGGAGAGCCTTTTCTTCAAAGTAAAGAGCTTTTATCTCTTTCAAAACTAATAAGATGTAAAAATTTAACTATTGTTTGTTTTACTGGATACCAATATGAAGATATTTTAAAAGGAAAAATTCCTTATGGTAAAGAATTACTGAATTATATAGATATACTTATTGATGGTAGATTTATTAAAGAAGAAAAGACATTTTTGATATGGAGGGGAAGTCGTAATCAGAAGGTATATTTTCTTTCAGAAAGATATAAATATCTAAAAGAATTTGTAGAAAAGGAAGGAATAAGTGAAGCAGAAATAAAAGTAGGCAAAAAAGGAATTTCTATAACTGGAATATTTGATATAAACTTTTGGGAAGAGTTAAAAAAAGTACTAAAAGAAAATGATTAG